The stretch of DNA ATAGGGGTGAATGGCAGCAACTTCCAGGCCGGGCTGACCGTGGATGTGTTCAATGGTGGCACAAAGGTGGGGACCTTGAGCGGGACGCAGATCCAGAACGTGACAGCCAACAGCTTCACCATGGTGATCGATCTGGGAAGTACGGCCGGGACATTTGGGATTGAGGTAGTAAACCCGGGCGGAACACGGTCTACGCGCTTCCTCTTCTCAACAGCATCGGTGACGGCAACCGTCAGTNNNNNNNNNNNNNNNNNNNTTGAACCGGGGCTAACCGTGGATGTGTTCAACAGCGCCGGCACGAAACTGGGTACGTTGAGTGGAACTCAGATTCTAAACCTGACATCGCCTGACCAAACCTCTTTTACGATGGTTATCAATCTCGGTGCTACGGCGGGAACGTTTGGTATCGAAGTGATCAATCCGGGTGGTGCACGATCGACACGATTTATCTTCTCGACGCATTAATCAGGCAAATTGCTGTTGCTGATTAATTGTGAGGGAATACCAGTGATTCCAATTGTGTTTGTAAATTTTGCTGATTGCGTAACGGTTATGCAGAAGGATTTCATTGTGGGAAGTCAAACCAAACCAAAAATCGAATTGCTCTGGCAGTCATTGCAACGAACTGAGTTCCATAAGAGTAGTGCGCCGCCTATTGCAATTTGTATTTGCTCAATGTTGGTTTCTTTCTGGGACTATCAAGGGGCAAAATTGCCAGAAACTCCGATGCCGACACAACGCTAGACGGCTTGCTCAACATTACGAACTCGATGCGGGCTGAATGTCGTGGATAAATTTTTGACCATACGGCCCTGTCGACAAATTTCTTTGTATCTTAATTTCCCCACTCTAGGACATAAACTTCAGTGGCCGCGAACCCATGAAGCAAAATGGGCGAGTTGTCAGGGGTAAGGCCAAACCAGAATTGCACACGGCCGGGAACATTCTGTAGAGGAGTAAGATCTACGACTGCGGTGCGTCGTCTGTCTTTGATACGAACCTCTTCGATTTTTGGATTTGGTCCCTGCGGACTATCTGCATAGATGGCGTGAGAGTCGCTTGACCAGTTAATGTTGTCACCAGTCACTGAATCGGCCAGCACGGTCCATTGTCGCTTTTTCACATCGAACAGCATCAGCTCATGGGATTCATTTTGCAGCGCTGCAATGTAGTTTCCATCTGGAGACCACCGCGCAGTCTTGAATCCGTGCGACCCTGATATTCGATCGGCCCTTCTGGCGGACAAATCAATCCATCGTACCCAGCATGTTTGCGTCTCCTCGCATAATACGTTGCCATACGCGATTTTCTTGCCGTCTGTGGACCAAGTTGGGGCGCCCTGACCGTCATTGCCATTGGATGCCTCTATCGGGGTGCCGCCATCTTTCCCGATCAGATAAATCCTCCACGGCTTTCCGGGGAACTGGCCCATGAATGCGATTTGGCTGTCATTGGGCGACCAGGCTGAGAACTCGACAGCCATGGGAGGCTGCGTCAATCGGAGTGCGTCGGTCCCATCCACGCGGCTTCGCCACAGCGAATTGTCCAGGGTGCTTTGGTAGGTAACCCACTGGCCGTCCCGCGAAAACGCCAGGAAAATAGCATCTCGCAACCGTTGAATATAAGCTTCGAAAGTTTTCTTCTGGGCGTCGAATTTTAAAAGCTCGCCACGATCAGCGCCTCCCTGCAGTAGATAAACTTTGTTTCCGGTTTCGCCGGGTATTATTGTTTCGATGGAACGCAATGTTACTGGAAGTTCAATCTCGCGCCCCCATCCAGTCCACCAGTGGTTTTTTTGCACTATTGAAACGGAGTGCTGGCCATCAGCCCGGCGCTTCACGCAGAGAAAGTTTTTGTCGTTTTTTGTCCATGTCCAATCCAGGCACGAGTCCAATGGAAGCTTGGATTGAGAGGCCGGGCTTGGGTTCCCGTTTTTGTCGACGGTGATTTCCCATGCTGATTTTGGCGTACCAGTGTTGTCGCTTAAGACGAACCTGACCA from Terriglobia bacterium encodes:
- a CDS encoding winged helix-turn-helix domain-containing protein, with amino-acid sequence MEKNVIYEFEQFRLDPQERLLQHGGEQVKLTQKELNTLLVLVEGGGRLITKQELIAKVWPNVHINDHNVDVTMSRVREALGQDQSGNTYIQTVPKEGYRFLVAVQIKDRRPTAFGSPGETALAGSNSSQASVQHSGYIPAVEPRRQSSALPVQRTNWRTLLRISFFLAALAGVLIFFLIRSTSSAHLLRFEPLTDDGQGKGGLLTDGSRLFYNEFEVNRHILVSSPIRGGPPQQVDTQFSNVDVQDISKDGQRILVSSFEGVELAKRLWTISVDGGQAHPVGDALCRFARWSPDNRHIACVIGTTALLLNSDGSASHTLGSFPSGPTNLTWSPSGDVVRFVLSDNTGTPKSAWEITVDKNGNPSPASQSKLPLDSCLDWTWTKNDKNFLCVKRRADGQHSVSIVQKNHWWTGWGREIELPVTLRSIETIIPGETGNKVYLLQGGADRGELLKFDAQKKTFEAYIQRLRDAIFLAFSRDGQWVTYQSTLDNSLWRSRVDGTDALRLTQPPMAVEFSAWSPNDSQIAFMGQFPGKPWRIYLIGKDGGTPIEASNGNDGQGAPTWSTDGKKIAYGNVLCEETQTCWVRWIDLSARRADRISGSHGFKTARWSPDGNYIAALQNESHELMLFDVKKRQWTVLADSVTGDNINWSSDSHAIYADSPQGPNPKIEEVRIKDRRRTAVVDLTPLQNVPGRVQFWFGLTPDNSPILLHGFAATEVYVLEWGN